The DNA segment AGCTGAACCAGGCGGTCGGCACTATCGCTCAGCGCAACAACATGACCGTGGATCAATTCCGCGCTGCTCTGGCTCACGACGGCTTGTCCTACGACGACGCCCGTGACCAGATCAAGCGCGAGATGATCATCAGCCGTGTGCGTCAGCGCCGCGTGGCAGAACGCATCCAGGTCTCCGAGCAGGAAGTGAAGAACTTCCTCGCCTCCGATCTGGGCAAGATGCAACTGTCCGAGGAGCTGCACCTGGCGAACATCCTGATTCCAACGCCGGAAAGTGCCAACTCTGAAGCGATTCAGAGCGCTTACCGTCAGGCCATGGACGTTTACCAGCAACTCAAGCAGGGCGCTGACTTCGGTCAACTGGCCGTTGCCAAGTCCGGCAGCGACAACGCTCTGGAAGGCGGCGACATGGGCTGGCGTAAAGCCGCTCAACTGCCACCTCCGTTCGATCGCGAGCTGAGCAACATGGCGGTGGGTGATATCACCCAACCGGCACGCACACCAGGTGGCTTCATCATCCTGAAAGTGCTCGGCAAGCGTGGCGGTGAAACCCAGATGCGTGATGAGGTGCATGTGCGCCACATTCTGGTCAAGCCAAGCCCGATCCGCGACGAAGCCAAGACCAAAGCGCTGGTGCAGTCGCTGTACGAGCGCATCCTGGCGGGTGAAGACTTCGCTGAACTGGCGAAGAACTACTCCGAAGACCCGGGTTCGGCGCTCAACGGCGGCGACTTGAACTGGATCGACCCGAACGCACTGGTACCGGAATTCCGCGAAGTGATGGCCAAGACCCCACAAGGTCAGCTGTCCAAGCCGTTCCAGACTCAGTACGGCTGGCACGTTCTGGAAGTCCTTGGCCGCCGCGCCACCGACAGCACCGAGCAGGCCCGCGAGCAACAGGCAATGACCGTTCTGCGTAACAAAAAATACGATGAAGAGCTGCAAAACTGGCTGCGTCAGATTCGTGAAGAAGCCTACGTAGAAATCAAACTCCCTGGTGCAGACCAGGCAGCGCAGTGAAACCCAAGCGTTTCGCGCTGACACCCGGCGAACCAGCCGGCATCGGTCCCGACCTGTGCCTGCTGCTCGCCTCGCAAGCCCAGCCACACCCCCTGATTGCCATCACCAGCCGCGACCTGCTCCTCGAGCGGGCCGCGCAGCTGGGGCTGGCCGTCACTTTGCTGGAGGTGGCGCCAGATCACTGGCCGGATGTACCGGCACCCGCCGGCAGCCTGTACGTCTGGAATACCCCGCTCAGCGCCCCCGTGGTTGCCGGGCAACTGGACAAGGCTAACGCTGCATTCGTTCTGGAAACCCTGACCCGCGCCGGCAACGGCTGTCTGAACGGCGATTTCGCCGGGATGATCACCGCTCCGGTACACAAAGGCGTGATCAACGAATCAGGCATCCCGTTCTCCGGGCATACGGAATTCCTCGCCGACCTGACCCATACCGCACAGGTGGTGATGATGCTCGCCACCCGCGGTTTGCGCGTGGCGCTGGTCACCACTCACCTGCCGCTGCGCGAGATTGCCGATGCAATCACCCCTGATCGGCTGGAGCGGGTCACACGGATTCTGCACGCCGACCTGCAAGACAAATTCGGCATCGCCCAGCCACGCATCCTGATCTGCGGACTCAACCCGCACGCCGGTGAAGGCGGACACCTGGGCCATGAAGAAATCGACATCATCGAACCTACATTAGAGCGCCTGCGCGGCGAGGGCATGGACCTTCGTGGCCCGCTGCCTGCCGACACTCTGTTTACCCCCAAATATCTGGAGCACTGCGATGCAGTGCTGGCGATGTACCACGACCAGGGCCTGCCCGTGCTGAAGTACAAAGGCTTCGGCGCCGCGGTCAACATTACCCTTGGCCTGCCGATCATCCGCACCTCGGTCGATCATGGCACCGCCCTGGATCTGGCCGGCAGCGGCAAGATCGACACCGGCAGCCTGCAGGTCGCCCTGGAAACCGCCTACCAGATGGCCGAGACCCGTTTATGACCGAGCAATACCAACACAAGGCGCGCAAACGCTTTGGCCAGAACTTCCTGCACGATGCCGGCGTCATCGACCGCATCCTGCGCTCCATCAGCGCCAAATCCGGCGACCGCATGCTGGAAATCGGCCCGGGCCAGGGCGCACTGACGGCTGGCCTGCTCAACTCCGGCGCGCAGCTCGACGTGGTGGAACTGGACAAGGACCTGATCCCGATCCTCAACCAGCAGTTCGCCGGCAAGAGCAACTTCAATCTGCATCAGGGCGATGCGCTGAAGTTCGACTTCAATACACTGAACGCCGCGCCGAACAGCCTGCGCGTGGTCGGCAACCTGCCGTATAACATCTCCACGCCGCTGATTTTCCACCTGCTGAATAACGCCGGCATCATTCGCGACATGCACTTCATGCTGCAGAAGGAAGTGGTCGAGCGCCTGGCCGCGGGCCCCGGTGGTGGCGACTGGGGTCGTCTGTCGATCATGGTTCAGTACCATTGCCGCGTGGAACACCTGTTCAACGTCGGCCCGGGCGCGTTCAACCCGCCGCCGAAGGTCGACTCGGCCATCGTCCGTCTGGTGCCGCACACCGTATTGCCGCACCCGGCCAAGGATCATCGCCTGCTCGAGCGCGTGGTACGCGAAGCGTTCAACCAGCGCCGCAAAACCCTGCGCAACACCCTCAAGCAATTGATGACCGCTGCCGAGATCGAAGCCGCCGGCGTCGATGGCAGCCTGCGCCCCGAGCAACTGGACCTGGCCGCATTCGTGCGCCTGGCCGACAAGCTCAGCGAACAAGCCCCGCAAGCCCCCGCCGCCGACTGACCGGCGATGAACGCTATCGGGCAGGACGCCACTCTGGTTTACTGCCCGATACTTGCCTAGACTGATTCCCCATCAGCTACGCCTCGCGTTCCGCTTTGCTTAAGGCCCTTTTGCATGTCCGATTCTCGCTATCAGGTCGATGTCAGTGTCGTCACCCACTATCTGGCAGACCAATCGCAACCCGAGCACAACCGCTTCGCCTTCGCCTACACCATCA comes from the Pseudomonas sp. RSB 5.4 genome and includes:
- the rsmA gene encoding 16S rRNA (adenine(1518)-N(6)/adenine(1519)-N(6))-dimethyltransferase RsmA, with the translated sequence MTEQYQHKARKRFGQNFLHDAGVIDRILRSISAKSGDRMLEIGPGQGALTAGLLNSGAQLDVVELDKDLIPILNQQFAGKSNFNLHQGDALKFDFNTLNAAPNSLRVVGNLPYNISTPLIFHLLNNAGIIRDMHFMLQKEVVERLAAGPGGGDWGRLSIMVQYHCRVEHLFNVGPGAFNPPPKVDSAIVRLVPHTVLPHPAKDHRLLERVVREAFNQRRKTLRNTLKQLMTAAEIEAAGVDGSLRPEQLDLAAFVRLADKLSEQAPQAPAAD
- the pdxA gene encoding 4-hydroxythreonine-4-phosphate dehydrogenase PdxA, with the translated sequence MKPKRFALTPGEPAGIGPDLCLLLASQAQPHPLIAITSRDLLLERAAQLGLAVTLLEVAPDHWPDVPAPAGSLYVWNTPLSAPVVAGQLDKANAAFVLETLTRAGNGCLNGDFAGMITAPVHKGVINESGIPFSGHTEFLADLTHTAQVVMMLATRGLRVALVTTHLPLREIADAITPDRLERVTRILHADLQDKFGIAQPRILICGLNPHAGEGGHLGHEEIDIIEPTLERLRGEGMDLRGPLPADTLFTPKYLEHCDAVLAMYHDQGLPVLKYKGFGAAVNITLGLPIIRTSVDHGTALDLAGSGKIDTGSLQVALETAYQMAETRL
- the surA gene encoding peptidylprolyl isomerase SurA encodes the protein MKTKLSDCLRPLLLGALFLGTAANAAVQSIDKVVAIVDNDVVMQSQLDQRVHEVQQTIAKRGGGMPPPGVLDQQVLERLIVENLQLQIGERSGIRITDEELNQAVGTIAQRNNMTVDQFRAALAHDGLSYDDARDQIKREMIISRVRQRRVAERIQVSEQEVKNFLASDLGKMQLSEELHLANILIPTPESANSEAIQSAYRQAMDVYQQLKQGADFGQLAVAKSGSDNALEGGDMGWRKAAQLPPPFDRELSNMAVGDITQPARTPGGFIILKVLGKRGGETQMRDEVHVRHILVKPSPIRDEAKTKALVQSLYERILAGEDFAELAKNYSEDPGSALNGGDLNWIDPNALVPEFREVMAKTPQGQLSKPFQTQYGWHVLEVLGRRATDSTEQAREQQAMTVLRNKKYDEELQNWLRQIREEAYVEIKLPGADQAAQ